From Vicinamibacterales bacterium, a single genomic window includes:
- a CDS encoding FAD-dependent oxidoreductase gives MNSSPAVVVGAGIIGCAIARDLAVRGVPCTVIDPRPIGGGATQASAGMLAPYVEAHEPGPLLDLGVRSLALYDDWIAAIRAESGVDVEYRRIGTLETVSNRSTPEHGYVAAESLALALARAAEGRGAVFVRDRVTRIDRARDTLRVVTSERTVDAVHAILAAGAWANAIEGIRTPPLRPVRGQLLYLGWNAAPLSTIVWGPRCYVVPRLDGTVLVGATVEEAGFDERATGDGVRELLDAVCELLPAARAATFIGVRVGLRPATPDGLPVIGPDAGTPGLVHALGHYRNGVLLAPITATVVGDLVNDGRLDPIVASFGAARFG, from the coding sequence TTGAATAGCTCTCCGGCGGTTGTCGTTGGCGCAGGCATCATCGGCTGCGCCATCGCGCGCGATCTCGCCGTCCGCGGCGTGCCGTGCACCGTCATCGATCCGCGGCCGATCGGGGGAGGAGCCACGCAGGCGTCCGCCGGCATGCTCGCGCCGTACGTGGAGGCGCACGAGCCCGGTCCGCTGCTCGACCTCGGCGTCCGCAGCCTGGCGCTGTACGACGACTGGATCGCGGCGATCCGCGCCGAATCCGGCGTCGACGTGGAGTACCGCCGGATCGGAACGCTCGAGACGGTCTCCAATCGCTCGACGCCCGAACACGGCTACGTGGCGGCTGAATCGCTCGCGCTGGCGCTCGCCCGCGCGGCGGAAGGCCGCGGCGCCGTATTCGTCCGCGATCGCGTGACGCGGATCGATCGCGCACGCGACACGCTCCGGGTGGTCACCTCGGAACGCACCGTCGATGCGGTACACGCCATTCTTGCCGCCGGGGCCTGGGCCAACGCCATCGAGGGAATCCGCACGCCACCGCTTCGGCCGGTGCGCGGGCAGCTGCTGTACCTGGGATGGAATGCCGCCCCGCTCTCGACGATCGTCTGGGGGCCGCGCTGTTACGTCGTGCCGCGCCTCGATGGCACCGTGCTGGTCGGCGCGACCGTGGAGGAAGCCGGGTTCGACGAGCGGGCCACGGGCGACGGCGTTCGCGAGCTCCTCGACGCCGTCTGTGAGCTGTTGCCCGCCGCCCGCGCGGCGACGTTCATCGGGGTGCGCGTCGGCCTGCGTCCCGCGACGCCGGATGGATTACCGGTGATCGGCCCCGATGCCGGCACGCCCGGCCTGGTTCACGCGTTGGGCCACTACCGCAACGGCGTGCTGCTGGCGCCGATTACGGCGACGGTCGTGGGCGACCTCGTCAACGACGGTCGTCTCGACCCGATCGTCGCGAGCTTCGGCGCGGCGCGGTTTGGGTGA